Proteins found in one Arachis stenosperma cultivar V10309 chromosome 8, arast.V10309.gnm1.PFL2, whole genome shotgun sequence genomic segment:
- the LOC130945906 gene encoding protein C2-DOMAIN ABA-RELATED 7-like, with protein MSVEHILGAIKLRIKRGINLAIRDTYSSDPYVVVKMEEQKLKTAYIRKNINPVWNEELTLYVKDVATPITMQVFDKDIFTADDEMGDAFIDIRPYIGCHLMGLKSLPDGCVVKKIQPNRTNCLAEESICFWRNGSIVQPMILRLKNVECGEIECEIEWRNIPGCKGLSGLRS; from the exons ATGTCAGTGGAACATATACTTGGTGCTATCAAACTTAGGATTAAAAGAGGCATTAATCTCGCAATACGCGATACTTATTCTAGTGACCCTTATGTTGTTGTCAAAATGGAAGAACAg AAGTTGAAAACCGCGTACATACGGAAAAATATTAATCCAGTATGGAATGAAGAATTGACTCTTTATGTTAAGGATGTTGCAACTCCAATAACTATG CAAGTTTTCGACAAAGACATATTCACTGCAGACGATGAAATGGGCGATGCATTTATAGACATAAGGCCGTATATTGGGTGCCATTTGATGGGATTAAAGAGTTTGCCAGATGGATGTGTGGTGAAGAAAATTCAACCAAATAGGACTAACTGTCTTGCTGAAGAGAGCATATGCTTTTGGCGCAATGGGAGTATAGTCCAACCTATGATTTTAAGACTGAAAAATGTTGAGTGCGGCGAAATAGAATGTGAAATTGAGTGGCGTAATATTCCCGGTTGTAAGGGGTTATCAGGACTAAGATCTTGA
- the LOC130945003 gene encoding cyanidin 3-O-galactoside 2''-O-xylosyltransferase FGGT1-like yields MAEASFLHIAMCPWLAMGHLTPFLHLSNKLANRGHTISFFIPKRTISKLQHLNLHPHLITFIPITVPHVHGLPHEAETTADVPPSSITHLATAMDLTHNDIDLLLKDLKPQIVLFDFQHWLPNIARNHGIKCIQYLIVNPATVAYFASPARLGQGTESDLKKPPSPDFPDTSSIELRAHELRRSAAFRKLEFGSGVLFYDRLGTGSALSDAVAFKCCREIEGPYVDYLKSQYKKPVILSGPLLPEQPNTALDEKWESWLSKFKSGSVIYCALGTESPMEKNQVQELLLGLELTGFPFLAVIKPPMGYDSIEEVLPEGFKERTKERSVVYGGWVPQQLILGHSNVGCFITHCGAGSVTEALVNKCQLVLLPGPYGDHVINARILGRKLRVGVEVEKGQEDGFFSKESVCKAVNTVMDDENQVGRDVRENHSKIRNLLLAPHFESSCVDGFIRQLQDVL; encoded by the coding sequence ATGGCTGAAGCTTCTTTCCTGCACATAGCAATGTGTCCATGGCTTGCCATGGGGCACCTCACCCCATTTCTTCACCTCTCCAACAAGCTTGCAAACAGAGGACACACAATCTCTTTCTTCATTCCAAAAAGAACGATCTCAAAGCTTCAACACCTAAACCTCCACCCACACCTCATCACCTTCATCCCTATCACTGTTCCTCACGTCCATGGCCTTCCACATGAAGCTGAAACCACTGCAGATGTTCCCCCCTCCTCAATCACACACTTGGCAACCGCCATGGACCTCACACACAATGACATAGACCTTCTCCTCAAGGATCTAAAACCACAAATCGTTCTCTTTGATTTCCAGCACTGGCTTCCAAACATTGCAAGAAACCATGGCATCAAGTGTATCCAATACCTCATAGTTAACCCAGCTACCGTAGCTTACTTTGCATCCCCAGCAAGATTGGGCCAAGGAACCGAATCAGATCTCAAGAAACCGCCATCTCCAGATTTCCCTGATACTTCTTCAATCGAGCTTCGTGCTCACGAACTTCGAAGATCGGCTGCATTTAGAAAACTGGAATTCGGAAGCGGCGTTCTCTTTTACGATAGGCTCGGCACTGGTTCGGCTTTATCAGATGCGGTTGCGTTCAAATGTTGCAGAGAAATTGAAGGTCCTTACGTGGATTATCTTAAATCGCAATACAAAAAACCCGTTATTCTATCGGGTCCTCTTTTACCTGAACAACCAAACACTGCCTTGGATGAAAAATGGGAATCATGGCTTAGTAAATTCAAATCCGGTTCAGTTATTTACTGTGCACTTGGAACTGAAAGCCCTATGGAGAAAAACCAAGTGCAAGAATTGTTACTTGGACTTGAACTAACAGGTTTTCCGTTTCTTGCGGTAATTAAACCCCCTATGGGATATGATTCCATTGAAGAAGTGTTACCAGAAGGATTCAAAGAAAGGACAAAAGAAAGAAGTGTTGTATACGGAGGATGGGTGCCGCAACAATTGATATTGGGGCACTCTAATGTTGGATGCTTCATAACACACTGCGGGGCGGGTTCTGTGACGGAGGCACTTGTGAATAAGTGCCAGCTTGTGTTGTTGCCAGGGCCGTACGGAGATCATGTGATAAATGCAAGAATTCTGGGAAGGAAGTTGAGGGTTGGGGTTGAAGTCGAAAAAGGCCAAGAAGATGGCTTCTTTAGCAAAGAAAGTGTGTGCAAAGCTGTTAACACTGTCATGGATGATGAGAATCAAGTTGGAAGAGATGTGAGAGAAAATCATAGCAAAATTAGGAATCTCTTGTTAGCTCCACATTTTGAATCTTCTTGTGTTGATGGTTTCATTCGTCAGCTTCAGGATGTGCTTTAA